The Natator depressus isolate rNatDep1 chromosome 11, rNatDep2.hap1, whole genome shotgun sequence genome includes a window with the following:
- the LOC141995765 gene encoding uncharacterized protein LOC141995765: MLFDSFNGDGGNTEAGFGDEEDDDDDEVVDSSQQASGETGFPDSQELFLTLDLEPVPPEPTQGCLLDPAGGEGTSAACVSMITGSSPSQRLVKIRKKKKRTRDEMFSKLMLSSHTDRAQTNAWRQIMSDCRKAQNDQEERWRAEESKWRVEERAEARMWRQRDERRQDSMLRLLEDQTSMLQCMVELQQRQLEHRLPLQPLCNQPPSSPSSIASTPRRPRTRVDISSQYQYPSEGNSHKRL, encoded by the exons atgttgtttgactccttcaatggagatggaggcaatacggaagcaggttttggggacgaagaagatgatgatgatgacgaggttgtagatagctcacagcaagcaagcggagaaaccggttttcccgacagccaggaactgtttctcaccctggacctggagccagtaccccctgaacccacccaaggctgcctcctggacccagcaggaggagaagggacctccg ctgcatgtgtttcaatgatcacaggatcttctccttcccagaggctagtgaagattagaaagaaaaaaaaacgcactcgagatgaaatgttctccaagctcatgctgtcctcccacactgacagagcacagacgaatgcgtggaggcaaataatgtcagactgcaggaaagcacaaaatgaccaggaggagaggtggcgggctgaagagagtaagtggcgggttgaagagagggctgaagctcgaatgtggcggcagcgtgatgagaggaggcaggattcaatgctgaggctgctggaggaccaaaccagtatgctccagtgtatggttgagctgcagcaaaggcagctggagcacagactgccactacagcccctgtgtaaccaaccgccctcctccccaagttccatagcctccacacccagacgcccaagaacgcg tgtagacatatcctcacaATACCAATACCCCTCTGAGGGTAACAGCCACAAGAGACTGTGA